One window from the genome of Pseudomonas fluorescens encodes:
- a CDS encoding multidrug effflux MFS transporter produces the protein MNFRTILILGALSAFGPLAIDFYLPAFPAMATAFGTDEKHIQLTLAAYFLGLSIGQLAYGPVADRFGRRIPLLTGVGLFTLASLACAYAPNLEWLIGARFVQALGGCAGMVISRAVVSDKCDAVGSAKVFSQLMLVMGLAPILAPMLGGLLVNLHGWQSIFIALTVFSALASTAVALWLPESLPDHVPRQPLSGALRQYGRLLTDSVYLGHALTGGIAIAGMFAYIAGSPFVFIKLYGVPAEHFGWLFGTNAAGFILVAQVNARLLSKRGPAFLLSRAVWVYLGAGLSLLAVSSLQPAQLWPLLVPLFICIASLGCILPNASACAMNGQGARAGSASAMLGCLQFSVAAGAAALVAALHNGTAVPMALVISLCGLLVVSAAMLTRRLQNARALAQASREG, from the coding sequence ATGAACTTTCGCACCATTCTGATTCTTGGCGCCTTGAGCGCTTTCGGTCCCTTGGCGATCGACTTCTACCTGCCCGCCTTTCCGGCGATGGCCACCGCCTTCGGTACTGACGAAAAACACATCCAGTTGACCCTGGCGGCCTATTTCCTCGGCTTGTCCATCGGGCAACTGGCCTATGGGCCGGTGGCGGATCGCTTCGGGCGGCGCATCCCGCTGCTGACGGGCGTCGGCTTGTTCACCCTGGCGTCCCTGGCCTGCGCCTATGCGCCGAACCTCGAATGGCTGATCGGTGCCCGCTTCGTCCAGGCCTTGGGCGGATGCGCCGGGATGGTGATTTCCCGGGCGGTGGTCAGCGACAAATGCGACGCGGTGGGTTCGGCCAAGGTGTTTTCGCAACTGATGCTGGTGATGGGCCTGGCGCCGATTCTCGCGCCGATGCTCGGTGGGCTGTTGGTGAACCTGCATGGCTGGCAATCGATCTTCATTGCCCTGACCGTGTTCAGTGCGCTGGCGTCGACGGCCGTGGCCCTGTGGCTGCCGGAAAGCCTGCCGGATCATGTCCCTCGACAACCCTTGTCGGGCGCCTTGCGCCAGTACGGTCGGTTATTGACCGATTCCGTCTACCTCGGCCATGCGCTGACGGGGGGCATCGCTATCGCCGGGATGTTTGCCTACATCGCCGGTTCGCCTTTTGTCTTCATCAAGCTCTATGGTGTACCGGCTGAACATTTCGGTTGGCTGTTCGGCACCAACGCGGCGGGCTTCATCCTGGTCGCCCAGGTCAACGCCCGGCTGCTGTCCAAGCGCGGCCCGGCGTTCCTGCTGAGCCGCGCGGTATGGGTCTACCTGGGCGCGGGGCTGAGCCTGCTGGCCGTCAGTTCATTGCAACCTGCGCAGTTGTGGCCGCTGCTGGTTCCACTGTTTATCTGCATCGCCAGCTTGGGTTGCATCCTGCCCAATGCCTCGGCCTGCGCCATGAACGGGCAGGGCGCCCGGGCCGGCAGTGCTTCGGCGATGTTGGGATGCCTGCAGTTTTCCGTCGCCGCCGGGGCAGCCGCGTTGGTGGCGGCGCTGCATAACGGCACCGCCGTGCCAATGGCGCTGGTCATCAGCCTTTGCGGGCTGTTGGTGGTGAGCGCGGCGATGCTGACTCGTCGCCTGCAAAATGCCCGGGCATTGGCCCAGGCCAGTCGCGAGGGCTGA
- a CDS encoding heavy-metal-associated domain-containing protein, which yields MQTFNVQGMSCGHCVKAITQAVQAKDPAADVQVDLGAKTVRVQSSLAADAVLAVIKEEGYEVSPA from the coding sequence ATGCAAACATTCAATGTTCAGGGCATGTCCTGCGGTCACTGCGTCAAGGCCATCACCCAGGCTGTCCAGGCCAAGGATCCGGCGGCGGACGTGCAAGTCGACCTGGGTGCCAAGACCGTCCGGGTCCAGAGCTCATTGGCGGCCGATGCCGTGCTCGCGGTCATCAAGGAAGAAGGCTATGAGGTCAGCCCCGCCTGA
- a CDS encoding heavy metal translocating P-type ATPase, whose amino-acid sequence MSESTTFDLPIAGMTCASCAGRVERALSKVAGASAVSVNLATELARVQAPEGSLPALKQAVEQAGYSVPVHTLELNIEGMTCASCVGRVERALGKVDGVNSVSVNLANERAHLELLGQVDAQTLIDALKRAGYDATVWQAEQVADTQNNRLNRERLALVLAILLSVPLVLPMVLQPFGVHWMLPAWVQFALATPVQFIFGARFYVAAFKAVRAGAGNMDLLVALGTSAGYGLSLYEWAIARPGSMPHLYFEASAVVIALVLLGKYLESRAKHQTASAIRALEALRPERAIQVIDGQERDVAISALRLNDLVLVKPGERFPVDGEVLEGQSHADEALISGESLPVPKQPGDKVTGGAINGEGRLLVRTQALGTETVLARIIRLVEDAQAAKAPIQKLVDKVSQVFVPVVLVLALATLIGWWLYGAPLETALINAVAVLVIACPCALGLATPTAIMAGTGVAARHGILIKDAEALERAHEVTTVVFDKTGTLTSGTPRIAHLTALDGDEDALLKMAGALQRGSEHPLAKAVLDACTERGLDVPDVSDSQSLAGRGIAGSLAGQRLALGNRRLLDELGLNPGTLAESAQAWEAEGRTLSWLLEQGATPRVLGLFAFGDTLKPGALAAVQALNEQHIASHLLTGDNQGSARVVAQALEISNVHAEVLPADKSAIVQQLKRHSVVAMVGDGINDAPALAAADIGIAMGGGTDVAMHAAGITLMRGDPRLVPAALDISRKTYAKIRQNLFWAFVYNLIGIPLAAFGLLNPVLAGAAMALSSVSVVSNALLLKFWTPKQLEDKR is encoded by the coding sequence ATGTCCGAATCCACCACATTCGATCTACCCATTGCCGGCATGACCTGCGCCAGCTGCGCCGGGCGGGTCGAGCGAGCCTTGAGCAAAGTCGCCGGTGCCAGCGCCGTCAGCGTCAACCTGGCGACGGAACTGGCGCGTGTCCAGGCCCCCGAAGGCAGCCTGCCGGCCTTGAAGCAGGCCGTCGAACAGGCAGGCTATAGCGTTCCCGTGCACACCCTGGAACTGAACATCGAAGGCATGACCTGCGCCTCCTGTGTCGGCCGGGTCGAACGGGCCTTGGGCAAGGTCGACGGTGTGAACAGCGTCAGTGTCAACCTGGCCAACGAGCGGGCTCACCTCGAACTGCTCGGCCAGGTGGATGCGCAAACCCTGATCGATGCGCTCAAGCGCGCCGGCTATGACGCCACGGTCTGGCAGGCCGAGCAGGTCGCCGACACGCAGAACAACCGTCTGAACCGTGAACGCCTGGCCCTGGTGCTGGCGATTCTGCTGTCGGTGCCGTTGGTACTGCCCATGGTGCTACAGCCATTCGGTGTGCATTGGATGCTCCCGGCCTGGGTGCAGTTCGCCCTGGCGACGCCGGTGCAGTTCATCTTCGGTGCGCGTTTCTACGTCGCCGCCTTCAAGGCCGTGCGGGCCGGTGCCGGGAACATGGACCTGCTGGTGGCCCTGGGCACCAGCGCTGGCTACGGCTTGAGCCTGTATGAATGGGCGATCGCCCGTCCCGGCAGCATGCCGCACTTGTATTTCGAGGCTTCGGCCGTCGTGATCGCCCTGGTGTTGCTCGGTAAATACCTGGAAAGCCGCGCCAAGCACCAGACCGCCAGCGCCATCCGCGCCCTCGAAGCCTTGCGCCCGGAACGGGCGATCCAGGTGATCGATGGCCAGGAGCGGGACGTTGCCATCAGCGCCCTGCGCTTGAATGACCTGGTGCTGGTCAAGCCCGGCGAACGCTTCCCGGTGGACGGCGAAGTGCTGGAAGGCCAGAGCCACGCCGACGAAGCGCTGATCAGCGGCGAAAGCCTGCCGGTGCCCAAGCAGCCCGGGGACAAGGTCACCGGCGGCGCCATCAATGGCGAAGGCCGGTTGCTGGTCCGCACGCAAGCCCTGGGCACCGAAACCGTCCTGGCGCGCATCATTCGCCTGGTGGAAGACGCCCAGGCCGCCAAGGCACCGATCCAGAAACTGGTGGATAAAGTCAGCCAGGTCTTCGTACCGGTGGTGCTGGTACTGGCCCTGGCGACGCTCATCGGTTGGTGGCTGTACGGTGCGCCACTGGAAACCGCGCTGATCAACGCCGTCGCCGTGCTGGTGATCGCCTGCCCCTGCGCCCTGGGCCTGGCGACGCCCACGGCGATCATGGCTGGCACCGGCGTGGCGGCGCGCCACGGGATTCTGATCAAGGATGCCGAAGCCCTGGAACGCGCCCATGAAGTCACGACCGTGGTGTTCGACAAGACCGGCACCCTGACCTCCGGCACCCCGCGTATCGCCCACTTGACCGCCCTGGACGGGGATGAAGACGCGCTGCTGAAAATGGCCGGCGCACTGCAGCGCGGCAGCGAACACCCGCTCGCCAAAGCCGTACTGGACGCCTGCACCGAGCGCGGCCTGGATGTGCCGGATGTCAGCGACAGCCAGTCCCTGGCCGGACGCGGCATTGCCGGCAGCCTCGCCGGGCAACGCCTGGCCCTGGGCAATCGCCGTCTGCTGGACGAACTGGGCCTGAACCCCGGAACGCTGGCCGAATCCGCACAGGCTTGGGAAGCCGAAGGCCGTACGTTGTCCTGGCTGCTCGAACAAGGCGCGACGCCGCGGGTGCTGGGCCTGTTCGCCTTCGGTGACACCCTCAAGCCCGGCGCTCTCGCCGCCGTACAGGCCTTGAATGAACAGCACATCGCCAGCCATCTGCTCACCGGCGACAACCAAGGCAGCGCCCGGGTGGTGGCCCAGGCGCTGGAGATTTCCAATGTCCATGCCGAGGTACTGCCAGCGGATAAATCCGCCATCGTCCAACAATTGAAGCGCCACTCGGTGGTGGCGATGGTCGGCGACGGCATCAACGACGCCCCGGCCCTGGCCGCCGCCGACATTGGCATCGCCATGGGCGGTGGCACCGACGTGGCGATGCATGCCGCGGGCATCACCCTCATGCGTGGCGATCCGCGACTGGTACCGGCGGCGCTGGACATCAGCCGCAAGACCTACGCCAAGATCCGCCAGAACCTGTTCTGGGCGTTCGTCTATAACTTGATCGGCATCCCCCTGGCGGCGTTCGGCTTGCTCAACCCGGTGCTGGCCGGCGCGGCCATGGCCCTGTCGAGCGTCAGCGTGGTGAGCAATGCGTTACTGTTGAAGTTCTGGACACCCAAGCAGTTGGAGGACAAGCGATGA
- the cueR gene encoding Cu(I)-responsive transcriptional regulator, producing MNIGQAARQSGLSAKMIRYYESIGLLKAAHRTDSGYRVYGADDLHTLAFIKRSRDLGFSLEEVGKLLTLWQDRQRASADVKALARQHIDELNQKIRELAELRDTLQDLVEHCHGDHRPDCPILKELASGCCKN from the coding sequence ATGAACATCGGCCAAGCGGCCCGCCAGAGCGGCCTGAGCGCGAAGATGATCCGCTATTACGAATCCATCGGCCTGCTCAAGGCCGCCCATCGCACCGACAGCGGCTACCGGGTCTACGGCGCCGATGACCTGCACACCCTGGCGTTCATCAAGCGCTCCCGCGACTTGGGGTTTTCCCTGGAAGAGGTCGGCAAATTGCTCACTCTCTGGCAAGACCGCCAACGCGCCAGCGCCGACGTCAAGGCCCTCGCCCGGCAACACATCGATGAGCTGAACCAGAAAATCCGCGAACTGGCCGAACTGCGCGACACCTTGCAAGACCTGGTAGAGCACTGCCACGGCGACCACCGTCCGGATTGCCCGATCCTCAAGGAACTGGCGTCGGGGTGCTGCAAGAATTGA
- a CDS encoding PA4780 family RIO1-like protein kinase: protein MKTPKRIEPLIEDGLVDEVLRPLMSGKEAAVYVVRCGNELRCAKVYKEANKRSFRQAAEYQEGRKVRNSRQARAMAKGSKFGRKETEDAWQNAEVAALFRLASAGVRVPKPYDFLEGVLLMELVADEYGDAAPRLNDVVLEPDQAREYHAYLISQIVLMLCTGLVHGDLSEFNVLLTPTGPVIIDLPQAVDAAGNNHAFSMLERDVGNMASYFGRFAPELKRTKYAKEMWALYEAGTLHPASVLTGEFDEPEELADVGGIMREIEAARLDEERRQAVRAADDAPPGKTEEPPPPWMQ, encoded by the coding sequence ATGAAGACTCCAAAACGCATTGAACCCCTGATCGAGGACGGTCTGGTCGACGAGGTGCTGCGCCCACTCATGAGTGGTAAAGAAGCAGCTGTTTATGTGGTGCGCTGCGGCAACGAGCTACGTTGCGCGAAGGTCTACAAGGAGGCGAACAAGCGAAGTTTTCGTCAGGCGGCCGAGTATCAGGAAGGCCGCAAGGTGCGCAACAGCCGTCAGGCCCGGGCCATGGCCAAGGGCTCGAAGTTCGGGCGCAAGGAAACCGAGGACGCCTGGCAGAATGCCGAAGTGGCGGCATTGTTCCGCCTGGCAAGCGCGGGTGTGCGCGTGCCCAAGCCGTACGACTTCCTTGAAGGCGTGCTGCTGATGGAGCTGGTGGCCGACGAGTACGGGGATGCGGCGCCGCGCCTGAACGATGTGGTGCTGGAGCCGGACCAGGCCCGTGAGTATCACGCCTATCTGATTTCCCAGATCGTGTTGATGCTGTGTACCGGCCTGGTGCACGGTGACCTGTCGGAGTTCAACGTGCTGCTGACGCCGACGGGGCCGGTGATCATTGACCTGCCGCAAGCCGTGGATGCGGCGGGTAACAACCATGCCTTCAGCATGCTGGAGCGGGACGTGGGCAACATGGCGTCCTACTTCGGCCGGTTTGCCCCGGAACTCAAGCGCACCAAGTACGCGAAGGAAATGTGGGCGCTGTACGAAGCGGGCACCCTGCACCCGGCCAGCGTGCTGACCGGCGAGTTCGACGAACCGGAAGAACTGGCGGATGTCGGCGGGATCATGCGTGAAATCGAGGCCGCCCGCCTGGATGAAGAACGCCGTCAGGCCGTTCGCGCCGCCGACGATGCCCCACCCGGCAAGACCGAAGAACCGCCACCGCCGTGGATGCAATGA
- a CDS encoding AraC family transcriptional regulator, which translates to MPPNGHQQLERRIPDLAQLPRPLYARVESLNAGSWTQAHRHDWVQFSYAISGVLGVHTAAGSFFAPPQRGIWIPADLEHQVVTSTRAEMRSLYVHRHACPWADERCRVLEVTPLARELIKVFCQLPVDYPQGDTQEERLVQVLLDQLATLPEVGFSLPLPRHARLLALCNELIEQPEQNVTLQAWSERLGTSEKTLMRLFQRETGLSFRAWRQRMRLLSSLGSLEKGDSVTSAALSCGYDSTSAFIAAFKGMFGYTPGELFKH; encoded by the coding sequence ATGCCGCCTAACGGACACCAGCAGCTGGAACGACGTATCCCCGACCTGGCGCAATTGCCGAGGCCGCTGTATGCCCGCGTCGAAAGCTTGAACGCCGGTTCCTGGACGCAAGCCCATCGTCATGACTGGGTGCAATTTTCCTACGCCATCAGCGGCGTTCTCGGCGTACACACCGCCGCCGGCAGTTTCTTCGCCCCACCACAACGGGGCATCTGGATCCCGGCCGACCTGGAACATCAGGTGGTGACCTCCACCCGGGCGGAAATGCGCAGCCTGTATGTCCATCGTCACGCCTGCCCCTGGGCCGATGAGCGCTGTCGGGTGCTGGAAGTCACGCCACTGGCCCGTGAGTTGATCAAGGTATTCTGTCAGTTGCCGGTCGATTATCCCCAAGGCGATACCCAGGAAGAACGGCTGGTGCAGGTGTTGCTGGACCAGTTGGCGACGTTGCCGGAAGTGGGATTTTCCCTGCCGCTGCCGCGACATGCCCGCTTGCTGGCGCTGTGTAACGAATTGATCGAACAGCCTGAACAGAACGTCACCTTGCAAGCCTGGTCTGAACGTCTGGGCACGTCGGAAAAAACCCTGATGCGTCTGTTCCAGCGTGAGACCGGCCTGAGCTTTCGTGCCTGGCGCCAGCGCATGCGCTTGTTATCGTCCCTGGGCTCCTTGGAGAAAGGGGACAGCGTCACCAGCGCCGCGTTGTCGTGTGGGTATGATTCAACGTCCGCATTCATTGCCGCGTTCAAGGGGATGTTCGGGTATACACCGGGGGAGTTGTTCAAGCATTGA
- a CDS encoding bile acid:sodium symporter family protein: MHIFRHLKRMMTDWFLCGMVLATLLAYFFPTFGATGGAMHAEWVVNIGIFVVFFLHGVNLSGEQIRHGLKNIRLHVMVQAFTFGVFPLLWLLSNWLLGSHVPALLMLGFFYLCALPSTISSSVALTGSAKGNVPAAILNASLSSVLGIFLTPLLVSFVVGSGAGGIDLGSTLLDLCMMLLLPLVLGQFLRRWLAGFFGRYKRYTSVIDKLVILLLVYAAFCNSMVSGIWRQQGNGVLLSAVVGSAVLLAIILWATTRTARALKFNNADEVAAVFCASKKSLAAGVPMAALIFGNHPGLGLILLPIMIYHPLQLIVCSILAEHYANQHKALASRQEGAVVNAR; encoded by the coding sequence ATGCATATCTTCAGACACCTCAAACGCATGATGACCGACTGGTTCCTGTGCGGCATGGTGCTCGCCACGCTGCTGGCGTACTTCTTTCCCACCTTCGGCGCCACGGGCGGTGCCATGCATGCCGAATGGGTGGTCAACATCGGCATCTTCGTGGTGTTCTTCCTGCACGGGGTCAACCTGTCCGGCGAGCAGATCCGCCACGGTCTGAAGAACATCCGGCTGCACGTGATGGTGCAGGCTTTCACCTTTGGCGTATTTCCGTTGCTCTGGCTGCTCAGCAACTGGCTGCTGGGCAGCCATGTGCCGGCGCTGCTGATGCTGGGGTTCTTCTACCTGTGCGCCCTGCCCTCGACGATTTCTTCCTCGGTGGCCCTGACTGGCAGTGCAAAAGGTAACGTGCCGGCGGCGATTCTCAACGCGAGCCTGTCCAGCGTGCTGGGCATTTTCCTGACACCGTTGCTGGTCAGTTTCGTGGTCGGCAGCGGCGCCGGTGGCATCGACCTGGGTTCAACCTTGCTTGACCTGTGCATGATGTTGCTGCTGCCGCTGGTGCTGGGGCAGTTCCTGCGACGTTGGCTGGCCGGCTTTTTCGGTCGGTACAAACGCTACACCAGCGTCATCGACAAGCTGGTGATCCTGCTGCTGGTCTACGCGGCCTTCTGCAACTCGATGGTGTCCGGCATCTGGCGCCAGCAAGGCAACGGCGTGTTGCTCAGCGCAGTGGTGGGCAGTGCCGTGCTGCTGGCAATCATCCTGTGGGCGACCACCCGCACCGCCCGCGCCCTGAAATTCAACAACGCCGATGAAGTCGCCGCGGTGTTCTGCGCCAGCAAGAAATCCCTCGCCGCCGGGGTGCCGATGGCGGCGTTGATTTTCGGCAACCATCCCGGCCTGGGGCTGATTCTGTTGCCGATCATGATCTACCACCCGCTGCAGTTGATCGTCTGCTCGATCCTGGCCGAGCACTACGCCAACCAGCACAAGGCACTGGCGTCCCGCCAGGAGGGCGCCGTCGTCAACGCTCGATAA
- a CDS encoding acetyl-CoA C-acetyltransferase: MTQLRRVAIIGGNRIPFARSNGPYATASNQAMLTAALEGLIERYNLHGLHIGEVAAGAVLKHSRDTNLTRECVLGSRLSPMTPAYDVQQACGTGLETVLLVANKIALGQIDSAIAGGVDTTSDAPIAVNEGLRRILLQANRAKTTAEKIKVFLQLRPQHLMPDLPRINEPRTGLSMGEHCELMAQTWQIPREAQDQLALESHQKMAASYAEGWQNDLMTPFLGLTRDNNLRPDLTLEKLASLKPAFEKSAKGTMTAGNSTPLTDGASLVLLGSEEWAKARGLPILAYLRDGETAAVDFVNGAEGLLMAPVYAVPRLLARNGLTLQDFDYFEIHEAFAAQVLCTLKAWEDPDYCKTRLGLDAPLGSIDRGRLNVKGSSLAAGHPFAATGGRIVANLAKLLDAAGRGRGLISICAAAGQGVTAIIER, from the coding sequence ATGACACAACTACGCCGCGTCGCGATCATCGGTGGTAACCGCATTCCCTTCGCCCGCTCCAACGGGCCCTATGCCACCGCCAGCAACCAGGCGATGTTGACGGCCGCCCTCGAGGGGCTGATCGAACGCTACAACCTGCATGGCTTGCACATCGGCGAAGTGGCTGCCGGGGCGGTGCTCAAGCACTCCCGGGATACGAACCTGACCCGCGAATGCGTGCTCGGTTCGCGGCTGTCACCGATGACGCCTGCCTATGACGTACAGCAGGCCTGTGGCACCGGGCTGGAGACGGTGCTGCTGGTGGCCAACAAGATCGCCCTGGGCCAGATCGACAGCGCCATTGCCGGCGGCGTCGACACCACGTCGGATGCGCCAATCGCGGTCAATGAAGGGTTGCGCAGGATCTTGCTGCAAGCCAATCGCGCCAAGACCACCGCTGAGAAAATCAAAGTATTCCTGCAATTGCGCCCCCAGCACCTGATGCCGGACTTGCCGCGTATCAACGAACCGCGCACCGGCCTGAGCATGGGCGAGCACTGTGAATTGATGGCCCAGACCTGGCAGATCCCCCGGGAGGCCCAAGACCAGTTGGCCCTGGAAAGCCATCAGAAAATGGCCGCGTCCTACGCCGAAGGTTGGCAGAACGACTTGATGACCCCGTTTCTCGGCCTGACCCGGGACAACAACCTGCGCCCGGACCTGACCCTGGAGAAACTCGCCTCCCTCAAGCCGGCCTTCGAAAAAAGTGCCAAGGGCACGATGACGGCGGGCAACTCCACGCCACTGACCGACGGCGCCTCGTTGGTGCTGCTGGGCAGCGAAGAATGGGCCAAGGCCCGGGGCCTGCCGATCCTGGCATACCTGCGCGACGGTGAAACGGCAGCGGTGGATTTCGTCAATGGCGCCGAAGGGTTGCTGATGGCCCCGGTCTACGCCGTGCCGCGGTTGCTGGCGCGCAACGGCCTGACCTTGCAGGACTTCGATTACTTCGAGATCCACGAAGCGTTCGCCGCCCAAGTGTTGTGCACGCTGAAGGCCTGGGAAGACCCGGACTATTGCAAGACCCGCCTGGGCCTCGACGCGCCGCTGGGGTCCATTGACCGCGGTCGGTTGAACGTGAAGGGCAGTTCCCTGGCCGCCGGGCATCCGTTTGCCGCCACGGGCGGGCGCATTGTCGCCAACCTCGCCAAGTTGCTGGACGCCGCCGGGCGAGGTCGCGGGTTGATTTCCATCTGCGCCGCCGCCGGCCAGGGTGTGACGGCGATTATCGAGCGTTGA